Proteins encoded in a region of the Diadema setosum chromosome 7, eeDiaSeto1, whole genome shotgun sequence genome:
- the LOC140230343 gene encoding uncharacterized protein, which translates to MPPSDGVIKQMNSVNQNDRTDDSELDSEGFDDASIAVSDFDEDMISLSWADSFHSRLDIEDHINTPTETTNKGDEVEKAVEKEIEAEKTAAVTSDKQKKKLPSLVKSVRKFLRRRKEKKERKKPKGWVWWTPEGTLCVVDENGNFFQEHHVVHQMRFRQRAGGPETLRYWVSQDCACPE; encoded by the exons ATGCCTCCATCCGATGGCGTCATCAAGCAAATGAACTCGGTCAACCAAAACGATCGAACCGATGATTCAG AACTTGATTCCGAAGGCTTTGACGACGCGTCCATCGCTGTAAGCGACTTCGATGAGGACATGATCTCATTGTCTTGGGCGGACTCCTTTCACAGCCGACTCGATATCGAGGACCATATCAACACCCCAACGGAGACGACCAACAAGGGTGACGAAGTCGAGAAGGCCGTTGAAAAGGAGATCGAGGCAGAGAAGACAGCAGCAGTCACTTCGGATAAGCAGAAGAAGAAACTTCCATCTTTGG TGAAGAGCGTTCGCAAATTTCTGCGCCGcagaaaggagaagaaggaaCGCAAGAAGCCAAAGGGTTGGGTGTGGTGGACACCAGAAGGCACTCTTTGTGTCGTC GACGAGAACGGTAACTTCTTCCAGGAGCACCACGTGGTCCATCAGATGAGATTCAGACAGCGGGCTGGCGGCCCGGAGACTCTCCGCTACTGGGTCTCTCAGGACTGCGCCTGTCCCGAGTGA
- the LOC140230641 gene encoding uncharacterized protein has product MGTAQSKFQGRYKRLSNAKDESPLTHPTKRSPTPECIPPDSQSVSSIHNRGSGDNIHANNPSTVYEYSSFRFHYLKLDAVASPQLAPIASMEEDFLDDDDDDDYHAQKSATMTTSPTLFSMPPSDDVIKQMNSVNQNDRTDDSELDSEDFDDASIAVSDFDEDMISLSWADSFHSRLDIEDRINTSTETTNKGDEVEKAVEKEIEAEKTAAVTSDKQKKKRPSLVKSVRKFLRRRKEKKERKKPKGWVWWTPEGTLCVVDENGNFFQEHHVVHQMRFRQRAGGPETLRYWVSQDCACPE; this is encoded by the exons ATGGGTACTGCACAGAGCAAGTTCCAGGGACGATACAAACGTCTGTCGAATGCTAAAGATGAG AGTCCACTCACTCATCCTACCAAGCGCTCACCAACACCAGAGTGCATCCCTCCCGACTCCCAGTCGGTGTCCAGCATTCACAATCGGGGTAGCGGTGACAATATCCATG CCAACAATCCCTCAACTGTCTATGAGTACTCCTCATTTCGCTTTCATTATCTCAAACTTGACGCAGTCGCCAGCCCTCAACTTGCTCCGATAGCTTCCATGGAAGAAGACTTTctcgacgacgacgacgacgacgattaCCACGCCCAGAAGAGTGCCACCATGACAACCAGCCCGACGCTGTTCTCCATGCCTCCAtccgatgacgtcatcaagcaaATGAACTCGGTCAACCAAAACGATCGAACCGATGATTCAG AACTTGATTCCGAAGACTTTGACGACGCGTCCATCGCCGTAAGCGACTTCGATGAGGACATGATCTCATTGTCTTGGGCGGACTCCTTTCACAGCCGACTCGATATCGAGGACCGTATCAACACCTCAACAGAGACGACCAACAAGGGTGACGAAGTCGAAAAGGCCGTTGAAAAGGAGATTGAGGCAGAGAAGACAGCAGCAGTCACTTCGGATAAGCAGAAGAAGAAACGTCCATCTTTGG TGAAGAGCGTTCGCAAATTTCTGCGCCgcagaaaggaaaagaaggaacGCAAGAAGCCAAAAGGTTGGGTGTGGTGGACACCAGAGGGCACTCTTTGTGTTGTC GACGAGAATGGTAACTTCTTCCAGGAACACCACGTGGTCCATCAGATGAGATTCAGACAGCGGGCTGGCGGCCCGGAGACTCTCCGCTACTGGGTCTCTCAGGACTGCGCCTGTCCCGAGTGA